Proteins from a genomic interval of Trichoderma breve strain T069 chromosome 2, whole genome shotgun sequence:
- a CDS encoding licD family domain-containing protein, whose product MKSCKSIITAAAWTALAWSISAAPSAKPKAPEPKYFHENPYDVHYDDRYSLILLEDPEQREAIKVLVQTYLATFRDLGIQTWLMHGTLLGWWWGKKVMPWDYDADVQVTEADMYLLAAYHNMTIYYYKYGTMEKGRYFQLEINPYFVHRDQDDRSNVIDARWIDMQNGLYIDITAARYALNHEEGEGVLYDKYGHEYRDTYVFPLRDTTFEGVPCKIPYRYEEMLQAEYGKRSLTNTEYHGHRFDNETRSWIPLEETEEEL is encoded by the exons ATGAAGTCCTGCAagagcatcatcaccgcAGCCGCGTGGACAGCGCTGGCTTGGAGTATTAGTGCTGCTCCGTCGGCAAAACCCAAGGCTCCTGAGCCAAAATATTTCC ATGAGAACCC CTATGATGTTCACTATGATGATCGCTACTCTCTCATACTTCTCGAGGACCCTGAGCAGAGAGAGGCCATCAAAGTCTTAGTCCAGACGTATCTGGCAACATTCCGAGACTTGGGCATTCAAACATGGCTGATGCATGGGACTCTTCTCGGATGGTGGTGGGGTAAGAAG GTCATGCCGTGGGACTATGATGCGGACGTCCAAGTCACAGAGGCAGACATGTATCTTCTAGCCGCCTATCACAACATGACCATATACTACTACAAGTACGGCACGATGGAAAAAGGTCGCTACTTCCAGCTCGAGATCAACCCATATTTCGTTCACCGAGATCAAGATGATAGGTCCAATGTCATCGATGCCCGGTGGATCGATATGCAGAACGGACTATACATCGATATTACTGCGGCAAGATATGCTCTTAATCATGAGGAGGGCGAAGGTGTTTTGTATGACAAATATGGCCATGAATATCGC GATACATATGTCTTCCCGCTGCGAGACACAACCTTTGAGGGAGTGCCGTGCAAGATTCCCTATCGATACGAAGAGATGCTGCAAGCAGAATACGGAAAGAGGTCTTTAACTAATACAGAGTATCACGG CCACAGATTCGATAACGAGACAAGGTCGTGGATTCCCCTTGAAGAAACGGAAGAAGAATTATAG